The Methylomonas sp. UP202 DNA window CAGTGTCTTGAACAGCGTATTTTCTAAGGAGACCGATGACGAGGTCTTCGGTACCTTGTATTACCCCGGCGGTATGAATGCGCAAATCTCGGTGAACTGGAGTGACGAGTCTTACCGCAAAATGAGCACCAAATTCAGCATTTGGGGCGCCAAGGGTAGGATCATCGCGGACCGCCAGGAGTTGCAAGTTTATTTGCGAGATACCGCCACGATACCGGCCGGTTACCAACAAGGCTGGAATGTCAACAACACCACCGCATTGACGGAAGAAGTCTGGTTTTACGTGCGCGGCGAGGAATACTCCGCGCAACTGGATTACTTCGTTAAATGTATCGCCGAAAAACGTAGCGAAAACGTCAACTCGTTTGCTAGTGCGGCGGTGACCGATAAAGTGATCGCGATGATGATAGCGGACGCGGAAAAGGGGCCATCGGTGAAAAACGACGAAGCTTTGCCGGTTACCGCCCCTAAAAAAGGCGGGTTGTTTTCGTTCTTGAGCAATTGACGATAGGCTGGTTGTGATCGTTATCGCCCAGTGTTGTAGGGCCGCTTTTGCCGCGATTGGGCGGTATGCGTTAACTTAGCCGTTCGTGGTGAGCTAGTTGAACCATTAACGACTTAATCACCCGCCCTTCGGTTTTCCTCGGGACGAATGGTTAAGCCTTAACTAAACAGTATTGGGGTAGAAAAGAGGTTAGCGAACTGTGGGTTCGTTTTCCTCGTCTTAACTTTCCGCAGAGCGAGGGGGGTAATAATCAGGGAATTTGCCCGCTTTTAGCCTTTGACGAATTGCTACCCGTTTTTAACAGTTACCCCATGAAGGGGCTGGAGTAGATTAGATGGACCAATTACTTTTTGGCGACAATCAATTTTTTGGCGTCAATCATATGTCGGAAGAAAAGGCGCGTGCTCAGGCCATGCGTTTTCAGGACATCGGGGCCGTGATCGAGGTATTGGACAATGCCTACGACGAAGGCATCAAAACCTTTATGTGTACCACGCACGAGCGGATAGCCTTGGTTTGCGACCACATGCGCGCCAACCCAACACGTTACGCCGATTATAAATTTTACCCTTGCATGCCTTATGCGCATAAATACGCCAATGCAATGACCGATCACGGTTTGTTGGGGGCGATCAAACACTTCTTGCCGGAAGAAGGCTTCCTGGATTCGGCTATGCGTGGCGGTATGTCATTGGCAAAAAAAGACATCGAAGGCATCACCACTTTATTGATAGACGCCGAGATGAAAATGTTCGCTGGCTTGCAAACACCGGTGATTTTCTTGCAGAACGTGGTCGTCGACTTTTTGCTGGGCCTGGGTTTTAACGAAGCCTTCCGGATATTTGCCAACCACGTCAAGGCGAGATACGGCGCCGAGCCCGGCTTTATCACGATGAATATGCCGAGGCTGTTGGATGTGTTGGAGGAATTGGGTGTCGAGAATCCCATCGTTTGCGCGAATATCAATAAAGTAGGATTCAGGATGTCCGGCGGATTCGAGGCCTACGAAACGGCCTTGAAAGAGAAAAAATTTCGAGCCATCGCAATGTCGGTATTCGCCTCCGGCGCCATCCCGGCCAACGAGGCTATCGAATGGGTATGTGCCCAGCCGAATATCGAATCGATTGTCTTTGGTGCGTCCAGCAAAGGCAATATTCGGTCTACCCGCGAGTTGGTCGATCGGTATTGGCCGCGCGACTGACTATTTACTTTAAATCATCAATCAATCGCTTGTTCCAAATGAATGAGCGATTGAGTCGCTTCAGAGCATTCGCTCTAAGTTCTATCCTCCCAAATCTCTTTTTTCGGTTCTAATACCGTGCGCTTTTTACAGTGGCGATCGTTACTGATTGAAAGCGGCATTTTGCCACAGTCGCAACTCTAAAAGTCAACGAAGGATCTGCGAATTTTCACAAGCCTAAACAGAGCAAACTGATTAAATTTTGATGAATTGGTTTTTTTGTTAGAAAGATTGTTGTACATTATAGTGCGGCATCGGATTGTGAGCTTTAGCGGAATTGAACTCCAGTAGTGTGCCGAGAAAACTTCGTTAGTGCAGGGAGAAATTAAAAGGAGTCAGCGGCATGAGAAAACTGAATTTTGGGTGCGGTTTGAAGGTTGCACCCGGCTGGGACAATATCGATTTTCATTCGAACCGTCCGGAGGTTAAGCGAGTTAATCTCTTGAATGGATTTCCCTATCCGGACAATCACTTTGATGTCGTTTACAGCAGTCACGTGATAGAGCACTTTACCCGCGACGATGCGCGATTTTTATTAAAAGAAGCCTATAGAACTTTGAAACCGAATGGAATATTACGCATCGTAGTTCCCGATTTGGCGGTTACCTGTAGGGAATATATACGGATTCTGGAGCTGCCTGATGACGATATCCCTAAACTGCACCTGCATGAATGGATTTCTATCGAGCTACTCGATCAATTGGTTAGAACGCGGCATACTGGCGAAATGGGCGCGTTTTTCCAAAAAATGCGTAATGGCGATTTCCGGGATATTTCGGATTATGTGCAATCCAGGACTCAGTATGCAAGCTATAGCCCACCAATCGGGGAAAAATCATTCATCGATAAATTGCGAGGAGTGAACTTGCAAAAGTTGTCAACTAAATTGGACTACTTCTATGTCCGGTTAGTAACAAAATTGTTACCGCGCGGATTAAGGGAGTTAGTTTTTGATGGTACGGGAATTGGCGAAAGGCATAAATGGATGTACGATTATTTTAGTCTGACTAGGTTATGCGAGTCTGCTGGGTTTGTTGACTGCAAGTCGTTGCCATATAACGAGTCTCAAATACCGCAGTTTTCCAGGGATTGTCTTGATAGTAATAATGATGGTTCAGTGTACAAAAAAAACTCGATTTATGTTGAAGGAATAAAGCTTTGAATGGCTATAGTGTTGGGTTATGTTTGAGTTTTGTAAGAATGGCTTAGTAGGCTATTGGTTGTTTGAAAAATGTAGCTAGCTTTATTAGCGATTTTTCAATTGCAACTCGAAGTTTTGTGTTGACTGTATTCTCGAAATAAATGTTTATCAGCCATGATATAAATATCATTAGTGCGATGGTTGATAGATTGATCATTAGCCCGTTATCTGTCAAAGAATTGTTTCTCATGATCACATTGCCAACTTTAAGGTGCAGAAGATAAAATGGATAGGTTATTGCGCCTAGGGTTGGAAGTATTTTCCAGGTAATGTTGTCAAATTGTCTGGTTGAAATGAGTGCTACAAGGGTGTAAATGGTTAAAGTTATTGCTATGATTGTTTCCGGTGTTAATTCGGAGTGTCTTTGTAGTGAGAAATATATTGCTGTTATGAAAGAAAGAGTTAGTGTGATTAATGCTAATATTGTATGTTTTTGTCGGTACAAATGGTATAGAGCGCCTCCGCCGGCAAAATAATAGCCGTAGGACGTGATGAATATTTGTTTGCAATAGCCGAGGTTAACTCCAAATGCGTCAGAAAGGCATAAGGCAGACCACATCAATAATATCCAATGGTAGTGTTTGTATATATTGAATATGATTAATATGGCGACCAGCAAATAAAATCTAAACTCTATTACGATGCTCCAGTAAACTCCATCGATAAAGTTTTCCTGCATTGGTTTCTGCAAAAAAATGACATTGGCGATAATTTGCCGAATGGATATGCTCTCGTAGCTTGAAGCGACTACTATAAGGCTAGTAATCACAATGGCGAGCCAGTACGTCGGTACGATTCTAGCGACTCTAGAAGCAAAAAACTTCGAAAATGACCGGCCTTCCGCGCTAAGGGCAATAACAAAGCCACTGATAAGGAAGAATAGATCTACGCCAAAGCGGCCATAACTAAAAAATTCAAGGGAAGGGAATTCGAAAATCTTACCATACTTAATATTATATCGAGTATGCCAGCTATGAGCATCTCCAAAGTAGTGAAAACAGGCTACTGATAGAGCGGCCAGGAAACGATATGCATCAAGAAGCGGGATGTGGTTATTCATATTTAAAATAGAACTATGTGGACAGTCATCGCTATCGATTGAGACCTATGTCGCTTTGCGGGAGCGGGATGTGTTTATCAAAAATCGGTGAGTCCTTGCACGCTATAAGGCTTTTACCTATTAAGTCGATGCAAGGGTTGATGAATAAGCTATTTTTCTCAACTCCTTCAGCGATCCATTGTTGCCATGATGCGGTTTGATGTCTTACATTCTGCTCGGTAATGTTGTAGTCAAGGATTATCTGGTTAGACGTAGACCAGACAAGATTGTTTCGTATTGTAGTGCTGCTTCCCGGTATCCAGTATATTAATGATGGGGTGTCAATACTATTGCTGATAATAACATTACCTTCTACCGTATTGCCTTCAGGCCAAAACATATTTATGCCAGGCTTGGTCAGTTCCGGGTATTTTTTACGCCATATTTCGGACTGGTAAGGTACTTTGTTCAACCTGTCCTGATTTTTGTTCCAATCATAATTGGGGGTCAGTATT harbors:
- a CDS encoding acyltransferase yields the protein MNNHIPLLDAYRFLAALSVACFHYFGDAHSWHTRYNIKYGKIFEFPSLEFFSYGRFGVDLFFLISGFVIALSAEGRSFSKFFASRVARIVPTYWLAIVITSLIVVASSYESISIRQIIANVIFLQKPMQENFIDGVYWSIVIEFRFYLLVAILIIFNIYKHYHWILLMWSALCLSDAFGVNLGYCKQIFITSYGYYFAGGGALYHLYRQKHTILALITLTLSFITAIYFSLQRHSELTPETIIAITLTIYTLVALISTRQFDNITWKILPTLGAITYPFYLLHLKVGNVIMRNNSLTDNGLMINLSTIALMIFISWLINIYFENTVNTKLRVAIEKSLIKLATFFKQPIAY
- a CDS encoding methyltransferase domain-containing protein — protein: MRKLNFGCGLKVAPGWDNIDFHSNRPEVKRVNLLNGFPYPDNHFDVVYSSHVIEHFTRDDARFLLKEAYRTLKPNGILRIVVPDLAVTCREYIRILELPDDDIPKLHLHEWISIELLDQLVRTRHTGEMGAFFQKMRNGDFRDISDYVQSRTQYASYSPPIGEKSFIDKLRGVNLQKLSTKLDYFYVRLVTKLLPRGLRELVFDGTGIGERHKWMYDYFSLTRLCESAGFVDCKSLPYNESQIPQFSRDCLDSNNDGSVYKKNSIYVEGIKL